The following coding sequences lie in one Xiphophorus maculatus strain JP 163 A chromosome 4, X_maculatus-5.0-male, whole genome shotgun sequence genomic window:
- the LOC102229901 gene encoding stereocilin, translated as MTMVKKGSGMAGFKFTTIIVCAVLVGQRTGGEKVDHRDALLKEIVSKWSKEAGLRPPPETNKDQSLPSWVRSIMGGLKTFFPSKNLPSLNKPIDRRRLSGFLYNISLYLQEMGAELEDVPAEQDEDQLWEKVLHFFLQSEGNAALNQWNGHVPPRPSVKVQDWFLSLRGSPHWDWLLGLLQSLITLSERQPQRPILAFLSQNWRTVSAVLEATLQAVISGTYGQASAGLQGFICALKGRSDCAFSVSWLQQLLQYLETRNWKPVVSLHPAGEPAGHGKDPSAFGRFKPFSLPPEAMLRQDRFSANASAENMMSREDELDSVQSFLLQALSRSGGGDRGGQQAQKNLALVQSLDGLRRGLLHRVGSSVYGSLREKVSRVTMAILDDVSSLVEVPQPNFHGRCSVGNLRQLILWGIRHNVTWNAQALGASSQGLPSSLPFLSCPSTQEGKLQSPPLPAQSSSKKTLSSQKPFKQTQSHKPSAAGPRQFTESNRKQKQMEFFTSTEILEAACNDSIPGLTGVSNFTVFLYCKLFEGENGSGNPAATHLGLDLHATCSDAAWYLSAAEEDFFWVHVCTEFFAHEFNNTVCANSSFWLQKAQQAAALQDYHFFNHTSIDDLCVQLSRDAAVNPELSENCLAQLGSRSLNAEAFRNCFLPNNSVLISALCGRDSPGSQQSLPEGSWAAAYCSKIDNLSFDDTFREPCQYREWTVEKFTNFTLLELCGQTQGLREHMCLNATLYKQLVGLIPQFADVCSDLQAQQESSKCLLQRIFDMLPARYEFDTSQLCVEPAPMLIDLIHKLSVCEMDVGEQEGFLVVLGYVLRVLDFVVGLSSGLDEGEREARQGLGQAILLSSLLDNTSWASLQPEASTSVLHTVGVFLRREQNTTVKEDLLSCFSPVLWDLIQQNGNSSALRVLLQEYLQMPKDSIRSLVMSAEKEAVKRFISHMHQSWDQLQVETSQASQQELQAMETMTAAFIHKFPRVTPELFVDLSQFIPFMSVSDIMNFPASLIVNDSVLTAIRDHSSEMKSLQKKAFVKRLLQLNMVGDVPTWPPYFLSSILPLLPYLPVHHFQQLTSQQLSPLVELIGNSSLDGVRGRHVLRTIFSKRKNLTGDDLLRLGVLACYLDPAELGLYLQDPAVSSALWQQLSQCISKGLISSSGRLSSWLIPAVSSRLNISSVTSSELSALSGLLPQLGASFLLSLTSQRLLEILSQPGFHTFSPAQSFQILSKIKKDSNLSVENLCSLKPLLSGLFPAALQDLRWTDFSEDAHCPCWRRLQIELKPGHRAMLFNAMQETLHKDSRNFSQQSNCLLPFVPLRKLIPAMSGDTIWRGISAYRDVQWSPQQAQFLFRQIYEFKTITIKTVKDLGHVAAGMSCDFVRRLTNHTDFTELLQFLTDLPGGPRPALRKCLVDELRKQPELDLGSLSSGFAATLPVTMLENLSNASVRGILSHIQLHFLDFLRLPHYKQTSLAEKALSELGSSLAQGTIDGALLDVLGPLLPFLDRDSLALVDKGALALRLEEMRSFCLPKEALRDFSDLLTQRDLLGNPSKWQVGDVEHLGRLVFALSTKQINSIPLTVLNKTTVEQVLVGQKRWEKSLVGGICISQCVDQQYHRKQTWSLIRGIVKARNRRAKVPVPSCADIRGTFPSAWTPTQLRRMSLDELKECVEVFGQDPSLSSEQRRSLWVKLRQSLSPVRELRADQVLALGSLLTEMGDRELQDTSLTDLGVLVHLGSLTNWTPRKMRAVVLSVLRKSGLKVEHLSVVDMATLGHLICGLNPTEIKRLSPYNLSVAVLFLRETTLPCTEQQMEALTNCLARAEAFGPVSAWRPEIFTEIGTLAAGLPDIVLSALLQEQMEGITPEAVALMSPKKMAVVFSAVQLSWLSAEQAWAVTEEQWAELDAEQRHAVGLARYEGDVLMELRGRNSSPSLLNTDSFALCSLALCLLLQQLI; from the exons ATGACGATGGTGAAGAAAGGGTCAGGAATGGCCGGTTTTAAATTCACAACCATCATAGTCTGTGCTGTTTTGGTTGGACAGAGGACAG gaGGTGAAAAAGTGGACCACAGAGATGCTCTCCTGAAGGAGATCGTCTCAAAATGGAGTAAAGAAGCAGGTTTGAGACCCCCACCTGAAACCAACAAGGACCAGTCTTTGCCCTCTTGGGTTAGAAGCATTATGGGGGggttaaaaactttttttcccagtAAGAACCTTCCTTCATTAAACAAGCCAATAGACAGACGCCGTCTCTCTGGATTCCTGTACAACATTTCTCTGTATCTGCAAGAGATGGGTGCTGAGCTGGAGGACGTACCCGCAGAGCAAGATGAGGACCAGCTCTGGGAGAAGGTGCTGCATTTCTTTCTCCAGTCTGAAGGCAACGCAGCCCTGAACCAGTGGAACGGCCATGTACCGCCCAGACCCAGCGTTAAAGTGCAGGACTGGTTTTTGTCCCTGAGAGGAAGTCCGCACTGGGACTGGCTGCTGGGGCTCCTGCAGAGTCTCATCACTCTGTCCGAGCGTCAGCCCCAGAGGCCAATCTTGGCTTTCTTATCTCAGAACTGGAGGACGGTGAGCGCTGTGCTGGAGGCGACACTGCAGGCTGTAATCAGCGGGACTTACGGCCAGGCCAGCGCAGGCCTTCAGGGCTTCATCTGTGCACTGAAGGGTCGTAGCGATTGCGCCTTTAGTGTTAGCTGgcttcagcagctgctgcagtacCTGGAAACACGCAACTGGAAGCCAGTGGTCAGTTTGCACCCAGCAGGGGAACCTGCAGGACACGGCAAGGACCCCAGTGCATTTGGACGCTTTAAACCCTTCAGTTTGCCCCCTGAGGCCATGTTGAGGCAGGACAGGTTTTCAGCAAATGCATCTGCGGAAAACATGATGAGCAGAGAGGATGAGTTGGACTCGGTGCAGAGCTTCCTGCTGCAGGCTTTGTCTCGTTCAGGTGGCGGGGATCGAGGCGGGCAGCAGGCCCAGAAAAACCTCGCTCTCGTGCAGAGTTTGGATGGACTGAGACGAGGCCTTCTGCACAGGGTGGGCAGTTCTGTCTACGGCAGCCTGAGGGAGAAAGTGTCACGAGTTACCATGGCGATACTCGATGATGTGAGCAGCCTGGTGGAAGTGCCGCAGCCCAACTTTCACGGCCGCTGCTCTGTGG gCAACTTAAGGCAGCTGATCCTGTG GGGGATCAGACATAATGTGACGTGGAACGCTCAGGCTTTGGGCGCCAGCTCTCAGGGTCTCCCAAGCTCACTCCCGTTTCTCTCCTGCCCCTCCACCCAGGAGGGGAAATTACAGTCACCTCCACTGCCAGCTCAGTCATCTTCAAAAAAGACTCTATCTTCACAGAAACCCTTCAAACAGACTCAAAGTCATAAACCCTCAGCTGCAGGTCCCAGACAGTTCACAGAGAGtaacaggaagcagaaacagaTGGAGTTCTTCACCTCCACAGAAATTCTGGAGGCAGCGTGTAATGACTCCATCCCAGGCTTGACGGGTGTCTCGAACTTCACCGTCTTCCTCTACTGCAAACTGTTTGAAGGCGAGAACGGGTCGGGTAATCCTGCTGCGACTCATTTAGGGCTCGATCTGCATGCCACTTGCTCGGATGCAGCCTGGTACCTGTCTGCTGCTGAGGAGGACTTCTTCTGGGTCCATGTCTGCACTGAGTTCTTTGCCCATGAATTCAACAACACGGTGTGTGCCAACTCTTCTTTCTGGCTGCAGAAAGCACAGCAG GCTGCAGCACTACAGGACTATCATTTCTTTAACCACACAAGCATCGATGACCTTTGTGTGCAGCTGTCAAGAGATGCAGCAGTGAATCCAGAACTCAGTGAGAACTGTCTGGCTCAGCTGGGCAGCAGGTCGCTCAATGCCGAAGCTTTCAGAAACTGCTTCCTTCCTAATAACTCGGTACTGATCTCAGCTCTTTGTGGCAGAGACTCCCCTGGTTCCCAGCAATCCTTGCCAGAAGGCAGCTGGGCTGCAGCATACTGCTCCAAGATTGACAACCTCTCCTTTGACGACACATTCAGAGAGCCCTGTCAGTACAGAGAATGGACTGTGGAAAAGTTCACCAACTTCACACTGCTGGAGTTGTGTGGACAGACTCAGGGACTGAGAGAGCACATGTGTTTAAATGCTACGCTGTACAAGCAACTGGTAGGACTGATACCACAGTTTGCAGATGTTTGTTCAGATCTGCAGGCTCAGCAGGAAAGCAGTAAGTGCCTTCTGCAAAGGATTTTTGACATGCTTCCAGCACGATATGAGTTTGACACCTCCCAGCTGTGCGTGGAGCCGGCCCCAATGCTGATCGACCTCATACACAagctgagtgtgtgtgagatggACGTTGGCGAGCAAGAGGGGTTTCTGGTGGTGCTGGGCTACGTGCTACGTGTCTTGGACTTTGTGGTGGGTCTGTCCTCGGGGCTGGACGAAGGAGAACGAGAGGCGAGACAGGGTCTGGGCCAGGCCATCCTCCTGTCCAGTCTCCTTGACAACACTTCCTGGGCCAGCTTGCAACCGGAGGCCTCCACGAGCGTCCTTCACACCGTGGGGGTCTTCCTGCGCAGAGAGCAGAACACCACCGTGAAGGAGGACCTGCTGAGCTGCTTCAGT CCCGTCCTCTGGGACCTCATCCAGCAAAATGGAAACTCGTCCGCTCTCAGGGTTCTATTGCAG GAGTATCTCCAGATGCCAAAAGACAGCATTCGTTCTCTGGTGATGTCTGCAGAGAAAGAGGCTGTGAAGAGATTTATCTCCCACATGCATCAAAGTTGGGACCAGCTTCAAGTTGAAACCAGCCAG GCCTCTCAACAAGAGTTGCAGGCCATGGAGACAATGACAGCGGCTTTCATCCACAAGTTCCCCAGAGTGACCCCAGAGCTCTTTGTTGACCTTTCTCAGTTCATCCCCTTCATGTCTGTTTCTGACATAATGAACTTCCCAGCCTCCTTGATTGTGAACGACAGCGT GCTGACAGCCATTCGTGACCACAGTTCAGAGATGAAGTCGTTGCAGAAGAAGGCTTTTGTGAAACGACTGCTGCAGTTGAACATGGTGGGCGACGTGCCCACATGGCCTCCGTACTTCCTCAGCTCCATCCTCCCACTTCTGCCTTACCTACCTGTCCATCATTTTCAGCAGCTGACATCTCAACAG CTGTCTCCTCTGGTGGAGTTGATAGGCAACAGCAGTCTGGATGGCGTGCGGGGCCGCCATGTGCTACGGACAATTTTTAGTAAGAGAAAGAACCTAACTGGTGATGACCTGCTGAG ATTAGGAGTTCTCGCGTGCTACTTGGATCCTGCAGAACTGGGTTTATATCTCCAGGACCCAGCTGTGTCCTCTGCTCTCTGGCAGCAGCTGTCTCAGTGCATTTCCAAGGGGCTCATCAGTTCCAGCGGCAGG CTGTCATCCTGGTTGATCCCAGCAGTATCAAGCAGGCTGAACATCAGCAGCGTGACATCTTCAGAGCTGTCTGCACTCAGCGGTTTGCTGCCCCAGTTAGGAGCCTCCTTCCTGCTGTCACTCACCTCACAACGACTGCTGGAAATCCTGTCACAGCCgggttttcacacattttcaccAGCGCAG TCATTTCAAATTTTATCCAAGATCAAAAAAGACAGCAAT CTTTCTGTGGAAAACCTGTGCAGCCTGAAGCCGTTACTCTCCGGTCTCTTCCCCGCTGCGCTCCAAGACCTCCGGTGGACTGATTTCAGTGAGGATGCCCACTGTCCGTGCTGGAGAAGGCTGCAAATTGAGCTCAAGCCTGGACACAGAGCCATGTTATTCAATGCAATGCAGGAG ACTCTCCACAAAGACTCGAGGAACTTCTCTCAGCAGTCAAACTGTCTGCTTCCCTTTGTCCCTCTCAGAAAGCTGATACCAGCTATGAGTGGCGACACCATTTGGAGAGGCATTAGCGCATACAGAGATGTACAGTGGTCTCCACAGCAG GCTCAATTTCTGTTCAGACAGATCTATGAATTCAAAACTATCACCATCAAGACGGTGAA AGACCTGGGTCATGTTGCTGCTGGAATGAGTTGTGACTTTGTGAGGCGTTTGACCAACCACACAGATTTTactgagctgctgcagtttttgaCTGATCTACCTGGAGGTCCAAGACCGGCTCTG CGAAAATGCCTTGTAGATGAGCTGCGGAAACAACCTGAACTTGACCTCGGTTCTTTGAGTTCTGGGTTTGCAGCAACATTACC tGTAACAATGCTAGAGAACCTGTCAAATGCATCTGTCAGAGGAATCCTGAGCCACATTCAGCTACACTTTCTTGATTTCCTGAGACTGCCTCATTATAAGCAGACAAGTTTAGCTGAGAAGGCCTTATCTGAGCTG GGTTCTTCTCTGGCTCAGGGGACGATTGATGGCGCCCTTCTGGATGTCCTGGGGCCTCTGTTGCCGTTTTTGGACAGGGACAGTCTGGCTCTGGTGGACAAAGGAGCGCTGGCTCTGCGGCTGGAAGAGATGAGGAGTTTCTGCCTTCCCAAAGAGGCGCTCAGAGACTTTAGTGACCTTCTCACTCAGAGAGATTTGCTTGG AAATCCATCCAAATGGCAGGTTGGGGATGTTGAGCATCTGGGAAGGTTGGTGTTTGCTCTCTCAACAAAGCAGATCAACTCCATTCCCCTG ACGGTATTAAACAAGACCACAGTGGAGCAGGTTCTGGTGGGTCAAAAGCGCTGGGAGAAAAGTCTGGTCGGTGGGATCTGTATTAGTCAGTGTGTGGACCAACAGTACCACAGAAAGCAGACCTGGAGTCTAATTCGAGGAATTGTCAAAGCACGAAACCGGAGAGCGAAAG TGCCAGTCCCAAGCTGTGCGGACATCAGAGGAACGTTCCCGTCTGCTTGGACCCCCACCCAGCTTCGCCGCATGTCCCTAGACGAGCTGAAGGAGTGTGTGGAAGTCTTTGGTCAGGATCCGTCGCTGAGCTCTGAGCAGCGACGGTCGCTCTGGGTGAAGCTCAGGCAG TCCTTGAGTCCGGTCAGGGAGCTGAGAGCGGATCAGGTGCTAGCTTTGGGATCATTGTTGACAGAGATGGGAGACAGAGAGCTTCAGGACACCAGTCTCACTGATCTGGGCGTGCTGGTACATCTGGGCTCGCTGACGAACTGGACCCCTCGAAAA ATGAGAGCGGTGGTTTTAAGTGTGCTGAGGAAAAGCGGACTGAAAGTGGAGCATTTATCAGTTGTTGATATGGCAACGCTTGGCCATCTGATCTGCGGTCTGAACCCCACAGAGATTAAACGCCTGAGCCCCTACAACCTCAG
- the LOC102229643 gene encoding growth arrest-specific protein 8-like isoform X1, whose translation MSPPKKKRTADIRSYFATSAPPKKDEKKKKAEAKPPTLINGLTKEEISREQIEDHVVRLREVLDREREERNYFQLERDKIQSFREVTDRKHSEVKAELKNLEKAIEDDQAHHLVGIKVFKQKMKHLLCEHHNTVTELEADIVTSTDVLEDEQSQLEADLYKEMMGILVEMQESSCEDVFKELLLKHEEEMTAAREKWERLLRETAVRNKTEIQQLEKEHDNIMKSVTCERELLWKSHFGNLNEDIERCISDAKELISMLSRDTVKEITALKECRDKKALELMLMKDEFFALLKENKEFAKRVAKTENEYSRLERRSKSFSQSEKQLINPQKKVLKDKKTEFEDLEEQFRTLQIEVEELQSSVPKKIDIAQKQADLSLMPLEDELTALNDHVEQIHAQLHALISAPNVDQTAVTEITHKVEKELEIRNSAIKNLKHKRYLISTAHTAALERAEGVIAV comes from the exons atgtcgccaccaaaaaagaaaaggacggcagacattagaagttatttcgctacctcggct CCACCCAAAAaggatgaaaagaagaaaaaggcgGAAGCGAAGCCCCCCACGCTAATAAATGGCCTCACCAAGGAGGAGATATCGAGGGAACAG ATAGAAGACCATGTTGTGCGACTTCGCGAGGTGCtggacagagagagggaggagaggaatTACTTCCAGCTGGAGAGAGACAAGATTCAGTCCTTTCGGGAAGTCACTGACAGAAAACATTCGGAGGTTAAGGCTGAACTTAAAAACCTGGAGAAGGCCATAGAGGATGATCAGGCACATCACCTAGTGGGGATTAAG GTCTTTAAACAGAAGATGAAGCACCTCCTGTGTGAACACCATAACACAGTCACTGAGCTGGAAGCAGATATTGTAACCTCAACCGATGTGCTGGAGGATGAGCAGAGTCAACTGGAGGCAGATCTGTATAAGGAAATGATGGGCATCCTGGTTGAGATGCAGGAGTCCAGCTGTGAGGACGTTTTTAAAGAGCTTCTGCTG aaacatgaagaagAAATGACTGCAGCTAGGGAGAAGTGGGAGAGACTTCTGAGAG AAACTGCAGTCAGAAACAAGACAGAGATTCAACAGCTGGAAAAGGAGCACGACAACATAATGAAAAGTGTGACATGTGAGCGAGAGCTGCTCTGGAAGAGCCACTTTGGCAATCTTAATGAAGATATTGAGAGATGCATAAGTGACGCAAAAGAGCTTATTAGTATGCTGAGCAGAGATACAGTAAAAGAGATCACAGCTCTTAAG GAATGCAGAGATAAAAAGGCCTTGGAGCTGATGTTGATGAAAGATGaattttttgctcttttgaaagaaaataaagaatttgcAAAGCGTGTTGCAAAAACCGAGAATGAATATAGCCGTCTTGAAAGGAGATCAAAATCCTTCTCACAGTCAGAG AAACAATTAATAAATCCTCAAAAAAAGGTCCTGAAAGACAAGAAGACAGAGTTTGAAGACTTGGAAGAGCAATTCAGGACG CTTCAGATTGAGGTGGAGGAACTACAATCGTCTGTTCCTAAGAAAATCGACATTGCGCAGAAACAAGCAGATCTGTCTCTCATGCCTCTGGAGGATGAGCTGACGGCTCTGAATGACCATGTGGAGCAGATCCACGCTCAGCTCCACGCCTTGATCTCAGCCCCTAACGTGGACCAAACCGCTGTCACTGAAATCACTCACAAAGTCGAG AAAGAACTGGAGATCAGAAATTCTGCTATCAAGAACCTAAAGCATAAAAGATATCTGATATCAACG GCTCATACTGCCGCGCTAGAGAGGGCGGAAGGCGTCATCGCGGTGTAA
- the LOC102229643 gene encoding growth arrest-specific protein 8-like isoform X2, producing MPPKKDEKKKKAEAKPPTLINGLTKEEISREQIEDHVVRLREVLDREREERNYFQLERDKIQSFREVTDRKHSEVKAELKNLEKAIEDDQAHHLVGIKVFKQKMKHLLCEHHNTVTELEADIVTSTDVLEDEQSQLEADLYKEMMGILVEMQESSCEDVFKELLLKHEEEMTAAREKWERLLRETAVRNKTEIQQLEKEHDNIMKSVTCERELLWKSHFGNLNEDIERCISDAKELISMLSRDTVKEITALKECRDKKALELMLMKDEFFALLKENKEFAKRVAKTENEYSRLERRSKSFSQSEKQLINPQKKVLKDKKTEFEDLEEQFRTLQIEVEELQSSVPKKIDIAQKQADLSLMPLEDELTALNDHVEQIHAQLHALISAPNVDQTAVTEITHKVEKELEIRNSAIKNLKHKRYLISTAHTAALERAEGVIAV from the exons atg CCACCCAAAAaggatgaaaagaagaaaaaggcgGAAGCGAAGCCCCCCACGCTAATAAATGGCCTCACCAAGGAGGAGATATCGAGGGAACAG ATAGAAGACCATGTTGTGCGACTTCGCGAGGTGCtggacagagagagggaggagaggaatTACTTCCAGCTGGAGAGAGACAAGATTCAGTCCTTTCGGGAAGTCACTGACAGAAAACATTCGGAGGTTAAGGCTGAACTTAAAAACCTGGAGAAGGCCATAGAGGATGATCAGGCACATCACCTAGTGGGGATTAAG GTCTTTAAACAGAAGATGAAGCACCTCCTGTGTGAACACCATAACACAGTCACTGAGCTGGAAGCAGATATTGTAACCTCAACCGATGTGCTGGAGGATGAGCAGAGTCAACTGGAGGCAGATCTGTATAAGGAAATGATGGGCATCCTGGTTGAGATGCAGGAGTCCAGCTGTGAGGACGTTTTTAAAGAGCTTCTGCTG aaacatgaagaagAAATGACTGCAGCTAGGGAGAAGTGGGAGAGACTTCTGAGAG AAACTGCAGTCAGAAACAAGACAGAGATTCAACAGCTGGAAAAGGAGCACGACAACATAATGAAAAGTGTGACATGTGAGCGAGAGCTGCTCTGGAAGAGCCACTTTGGCAATCTTAATGAAGATATTGAGAGATGCATAAGTGACGCAAAAGAGCTTATTAGTATGCTGAGCAGAGATACAGTAAAAGAGATCACAGCTCTTAAG GAATGCAGAGATAAAAAGGCCTTGGAGCTGATGTTGATGAAAGATGaattttttgctcttttgaaagaaaataaagaatttgcAAAGCGTGTTGCAAAAACCGAGAATGAATATAGCCGTCTTGAAAGGAGATCAAAATCCTTCTCACAGTCAGAG AAACAATTAATAAATCCTCAAAAAAAGGTCCTGAAAGACAAGAAGACAGAGTTTGAAGACTTGGAAGAGCAATTCAGGACG CTTCAGATTGAGGTGGAGGAACTACAATCGTCTGTTCCTAAGAAAATCGACATTGCGCAGAAACAAGCAGATCTGTCTCTCATGCCTCTGGAGGATGAGCTGACGGCTCTGAATGACCATGTGGAGCAGATCCACGCTCAGCTCCACGCCTTGATCTCAGCCCCTAACGTGGACCAAACCGCTGTCACTGAAATCACTCACAAAGTCGAG AAAGAACTGGAGATCAGAAATTCTGCTATCAAGAACCTAAAGCATAAAAGATATCTGATATCAACG GCTCATACTGCCGCGCTAGAGAGGGCGGAAGGCGTCATCGCGGTGTAA